AGATGGCGGGCGGTGCTTATGCGGCGGCGAGGATATCGAACTGCTCGGCCAATGACGGATTTGGGTTGAAGGCGAACCTCGCCTGTCGTTTGCGCATCATGTGAAGCATTTCGATGCCGTCGAGGATGATGCTTGCGGCTGCGGGAGATTTGAAGCCGAGCATCGGCCGAACACGGCGCTTGATCCGCCGATGGTCCTGCTCGATCCGGTTGTTCAAGTATTGGCTTTGGCGGATTCGGATCGGCTTCGGTCGGCGCCTGCAGCGATCCTGCAATCGATGTGTCGTATCGCAGGAAACGATCGCCTCCTGGTTGGTCTGGCTACCATCGATGACGACACGATCGGGACGCCCATGGCGCTCCAGCGCTTTCCTGAAGAAACGCTTGGCCGCCGGCAAA
This is a stretch of genomic DNA from Mesorhizobium sp. L-2-11. It encodes these proteins:
- a CDS encoding IS6 family transposase, yielding MFRGRHFDRSVILVCVRWYLAYGLSLRDLKEMMAERGISVDHSTIHRWVVHFSPLLLERFNRRKRAATGKWHVDETYIKVRGQWMYLYRAIDSVGDTVEFYFSEHRDLPAAKRFFRKALERHGRPDRVVIDGSQTNQEAIVSCDTTHRLQDRCRRRPKPIRIRQSQYLNNRIEQDHRRIKRRVRPMLGFKSPAAASIILDGIEMLHMMRKRQARFAFNPNPSLAEQFDILAAA